The stretch of DNA CCTGTCGCGTGTCCCGTCCGGCTGCTCACGCCACGGCCGGAACTCCATCATCAACGTGAACCATCGCTCGTCGGTGTGACCGTGACGCCGGCTCAGTTCGGTGGCGACACAGCACCACGTCCACACCGGGTTCGCGGCGGCGAGTCGGTGCGCGAGCCGACGATCGGACGCGTCCTCAGCGCGGCGTCGTGCGCGGCGCCCGTTCGCTCGTGCCTTGTTCCTCTTCGACATCTGATCCCCCTGGTACTCGTCGTGGGGCGATCATCTCCTCGAGGCCGCGGTCTCCGCCAGGGTGTGTCCACAGGCCGGACCCTGCCGACGATGCGGTGTCGGCGAGGTCGGCTATAGTGCGCCGCGCACACGAGACAGGCCCCGGCGAGCGTGGGCAGTTTCTAGGGGTCCTCGCAACACCTGATGGTTAAGGCATCATCAGTAGATCACGCAGACGCTCGGCTGGGGTATCCCAGCCGAGCGTTTTGCGTGGACGACCATTGAGCTCTTGAGCGACGTGCTCAAGGTCTTCAGACCCGTACGGCCGCAGGTCCGTGCTCTTCGGGAAGTACTGGCGCAGAAGCCCGTTTGTGTTCTCGTTGCTGCCCCGCTGCCAGGGTGAGTGCGGATCACAGAAATAGACCGGAACCCCAGTCGCGATGCTGAACTGCCTATGCGCTGCCATCTCGGCGCCCTGGTCCCAGGTCAGTGACCCCCGCAGATGCTCAGGCAGCGTACCGATCAACCCGATGAGCACGTCACGGACTTCCCCGGCGGTGTGCCCGCCGGGCAGATGCCCCAGGAGCACGTATCGAGTCGTTCGCTCCACCAGCGTCACGATCGCCGAAGCACTGCCTGGCCCGACGATCAGATCACCTTCCCAATGGCCAGGCACCGCGCGGTCCTCGATCTCGGGCGGCCGCTTCGAAATCATCACCATCTCGTCGATGAACCTGGACATGCGCTGGCCGGGATGCTTGCGCGGCTTCCGGCGTGTCCTCCCGGTCCGCAGTGTCTCCGCGACCTCACGCTTGAGCCCACCGCGTGCCTGGACGTACAACGCCTGATAGATCGTCTCCGGGCTCACTCTCATACTCTCGTCGTCGGGAAACTCCTTCCTCAGAGTGTGGCTGATCTGCTCCGGCGACCACCGCACCGACAGCTTCTCCTGCACGTACTCCCGCAACGACACGTGGGTGACGAGCTTCGAGGACTTCGGCCTGGACCTCGACGCTGCCCAGGCGCGATGGGCGAGGTAGGGCTGATAGCGGCCGTCCTCAGAACGAGCATCGAGCTCACGCTTGATCGTCGAGGCAGGTCTTCCCAGCACGCGACCGATCGCTCGCAGGCTCATGCCACTGCGATACAGGTCAGCGATCGTCTCCCGCTCCTCGAGCGAGAGATACCGGGGATGGAGCACGGCCTCCACCGCTGGCAGGGCGGGAACTTCTACCTGCATAGTCATACCGGTGTTGTAATCGATCACGGTGCCATCGGGATAGATACGGGAGTTACTCACATGCCGGACACCCTGGTCCCAGTCCCTCGCTGAGCGCACGTTGACGCCCACTCTGGCCGCTGC from Gordonia humi encodes:
- a CDS encoding IS30 family transposase, with protein sequence MSQSEAAARVGVNVRSARDWDQGVRHVSNSRIYPDGTVIDYNTGMTMQVEVPALPAVEAVLHPRYLSLEERETIADLYRSGMSLRAIGRVLGRPASTIKRELDARSEDGRYQPYLAHRAWAASRSRPKSSKLVTHVSLREYVQEKLSVRWSPEQISHTLRKEFPDDESMRVSPETIYQALYVQARGGLKREVAETLRTGRTRRKPRKHPGQRMSRFIDEMVMISKRPPEIEDRAVPGHWEGDLIVGPGSASAIVTLVERTTRYVLLGHLPGGHTAGEVRDVLIGLIGTLPEHLRGSLTWDQGAEMAAHRQFSIATGVPVYFCDPHSPWQRGSNENTNGLLRQYFPKSTDLRPYGSEDLEHVAQELNGRPRKTLGWDTPAERLRDLLMMP